A genomic segment from Truepera sp. encodes:
- a CDS encoding DegV family protein, which produces MKLAIITDSTCDLTAEELAKLEVEAVPLHVHFQGGTFNDWSEIDPARIIAGVAAGAEMPSTSQPSPAEFSEAYGRAVAAGADQILVITISSEISGTFQSANIAKEDAGVPVTVFDSRAASLGHGEMVRVASRMRDEGAETSAIVSALERVRDTNFVIFTVATMDYLQKNGRIGRASALLGSLLNVKPLLTLEDGKVGPLSRARGLKKAQQEMVERLKAYAAAAGGPIVLNLIHVQDLAAAEGLRTAVDAAGIAYQFGGFHEIGAVIASHVGPNTFGLYAHEAV; this is translated from the coding sequence ATGAAACTCGCGATCATCACCGACTCGACATGCGACCTCACTGCGGAGGAGCTCGCCAAGCTGGAGGTGGAGGCGGTACCGCTTCACGTCCACTTCCAAGGCGGCACGTTCAACGACTGGTCCGAGATCGACCCGGCCAGGATCATCGCCGGCGTTGCCGCCGGCGCCGAGATGCCCTCGACGAGTCAGCCGAGCCCTGCGGAGTTCTCGGAGGCCTACGGCCGCGCCGTGGCGGCCGGCGCCGACCAGATCCTGGTTATCACGATCTCCTCGGAGATCTCGGGCACGTTCCAGTCGGCCAACATCGCCAAGGAGGACGCCGGCGTGCCGGTGACCGTCTTCGATAGCCGAGCGGCCAGCCTCGGCCACGGCGAGATGGTCCGCGTGGCGTCGCGCATGCGCGACGAGGGCGCCGAAACCAGCGCCATCGTCAGCGCCCTCGAGAGGGTGCGCGACACCAACTTCGTCATCTTCACCGTTGCCACCATGGACTACCTGCAGAAGAACGGCCGCATCGGGCGCGCCTCGGCTCTCCTCGGGAGCCTTCTGAACGTCAAGCCCCTCCTGACGCTCGAGGACGGCAAGGTGGGGCCACTGAGCCGCGCGCGCGGCCTCAAGAAGGCGCAGCAGGAGATGGTCGAACGCCTGAAGGCGTACGCCGCGGCCGCGGGTGGGCCGATCGTGCTCAACCTCATCCACGTGCAGGACCTGGCCGCCGCCGAGGGTCTTCGCACGGCCGTCGACGCGGCGGGAATCGCCTATCAGTTCGGCGGCTTCCACGAGATCGGCGCCGTGATAGCCAGTCACGTGGGGCCCAACACCTTCGGGCTCTACGCGCACGAAGCCGTCTGA
- a CDS encoding YifB family Mg chelatase-like AAA ATPase — protein sequence MFAAVTSATIQGVEALEVRVEAFVSGGLPNFTIVGLPGAAVQESRERVRANLKLLGLPLPPSRILVNLAPADVRKEGPALDLPIALALLAADRRLPARALEGLVAFGELALDGGLRPVRGAVAIALMSAGLGAAAGSVGRILAPAANADEAALVPGTQVFAVAKLAAALGHLTGRQVLPAHAPPSSAAVPGAAADPLPDLADVRGQALPRRALEVAAAGRHNLLLTGPPGAGKSMLARRLPGILAPLPDAEALEVTRVHSSAGRFPGGGLMRTAPFRQPHHSGSEAGIIGGGAVVRPGEASLAHLGVLFLDELPEFSRSVLEALRQPLEDGVITISRASGSVRLPARFQLVAARNPCPCGYHGADDDAHPCLCHPGEVSRYQRRLSGPLLDRLDLRVHVPRLSEAELLSATPGEASEVVASRVAAARFLALERQGVPNAYLSGRALSSHALLEPTGEAVLGRIVRSRRPTARGLDRLLRVARTVADLNGSAGVNGAHLLEASSYRDG from the coding sequence ATGTTCGCCGCCGTCACCTCCGCCACCATCCAGGGCGTGGAGGCGTTGGAGGTGAGGGTCGAGGCGTTCGTGAGCGGCGGGCTGCCCAACTTCACCATCGTCGGGCTGCCCGGCGCGGCGGTGCAGGAGTCGCGGGAGCGGGTCCGTGCGAACCTCAAACTGCTCGGGTTGCCGCTGCCGCCCAGCCGCATCCTCGTCAACCTGGCGCCCGCCGACGTTCGCAAGGAGGGTCCGGCGCTGGACCTTCCCATCGCGCTGGCCCTCCTAGCCGCGGACCGTCGCCTGCCCGCCCGCGCCCTGGAAGGGCTCGTGGCGTTCGGCGAGCTGGCGCTCGACGGAGGCCTGCGCCCCGTCCGCGGCGCCGTGGCCATCGCGCTGATGAGCGCCGGCCTGGGGGCCGCCGCAGGCAGCGTGGGGCGCATACTCGCGCCGGCGGCCAATGCCGACGAGGCCGCCCTGGTGCCGGGCACCCAGGTGTTCGCGGTCGCCAAGCTGGCGGCGGCGCTCGGCCACCTGACGGGCAGGCAGGTTCTTCCCGCACACGCGCCGCCGAGTTCGGCCGCGGTGCCTGGAGCCGCTGCCGACCCTCTCCCAGACCTGGCCGACGTGCGCGGCCAGGCGCTTCCCCGCCGGGCCTTGGAGGTGGCTGCCGCCGGGCGCCACAACTTGCTCCTCACCGGCCCCCCGGGGGCCGGCAAGAGCATGCTCGCGCGGCGCCTGCCGGGCATCCTGGCCCCGCTGCCCGACGCTGAGGCGCTCGAGGTCACCCGCGTCCACTCCAGCGCCGGCCGCTTCCCCGGCGGCGGCCTCATGCGCACCGCACCGTTCAGGCAACCGCATCACTCCGGCTCCGAAGCCGGGATCATCGGCGGCGGCGCCGTGGTGCGCCCAGGAGAGGCCTCGCTCGCGCACCTGGGCGTGCTGTTCCTCGACGAGTTGCCGGAGTTCTCGCGGTCGGTGCTCGAGGCGTTGCGGCAGCCGCTGGAGGACGGCGTCATCACCATCTCGCGCGCCAGTGGCAGCGTCCGGCTGCCCGCGCGCTTCCAGCTCGTGGCGGCGCGCAACCCCTGCCCGTGCGGCTACCACGGCGCCGATGACGACGCGCACCCTTGCCTCTGCCACCCGGGCGAGGTTTCCCGCTACCAGCGGCGCCTATCCGGGCCGCTCCTCGATAGGCTCGACCTCCGCGTGCACGTGCCGCGGCTCTCCGAGGCCGAACTGCTCTCGGCCACGCCCGGCGAGGCAAGCGAGGTGGTCGCGTCACGAGTGGCGGCGGCGCGGTTCCTGGCCCTCGAGCGCCAGGGGGTTCCCAACGCCTACCTCAGCGGCCGCGCGCTCAGTTCGCACGCCTTGCTCGAACCCACCGGAGAGGCCGTCCTGGGGCGGATAGTTCGTAGCAGGAGGCCCACGGCTCGCGGGCTGGACCGACTATTGCGCGTGGCCCGCACCGTGGCCGATCTGAACGGCTCCGCAGGGGTGAATGGCGCCCACCTGCTGGAGGCTTCCAGCTACCGTGACGGTTGA
- the coxB gene encoding cytochrome c oxidase subunit II, whose product MRWLRRGLPVAFLAPLLASCSLQGEQSTFSPIGSIAQDQLDLFMWTWYLSIPVMVGVFGALIYAVFKFRRRKDDKLPVQSHGNPIVELILVIVPVIIIVLVAIPTIRSVFRTQSHVVATADDVVVNVVGHQWWWSFEYPELGITTANELHIPAGKRVILHLNSADVVHAFWAPRLAGKVDLIPNQDNQLWFDTNEDSVGIYSGQCAELCLGAHAYMRFRVVVSEQSDYEAWVAKFQKPAIQTVASDPLVTQGRQLVAAKGCIGCHNIGNYTEGMRYGQPLYPDLTNFGLRNTVGAGVLDATPENVAAWIADPQSVKPGNRMPTLWEANDPNRDQETAAIAAFLLSLGVNDSNQALARASSGGN is encoded by the coding sequence ATGAGGTGGTTGAGGCGGGGCCTGCCCGTCGCCTTTCTCGCGCCGTTGCTGGCCAGTTGTTCGCTGCAGGGCGAGCAGTCGACTTTCAGCCCTATCGGCAGCATCGCCCAGGACCAGCTGGACCTGTTCATGTGGACCTGGTACCTGAGCATCCCCGTGATGGTCGGCGTGTTCGGGGCCCTGATCTACGCCGTCTTCAAGTTCAGGCGGCGCAAGGACGACAAGCTCCCGGTGCAGTCACACGGCAATCCCATAGTGGAACTGATCCTCGTCATCGTGCCCGTCATCATCATCGTCTTGGTAGCCATCCCGACCATCCGCTCCGTCTTCCGCACGCAGTCTCACGTGGTGGCGACGGCCGACGACGTGGTGGTCAACGTGGTCGGGCATCAGTGGTGGTGGAGCTTCGAGTACCCCGAGCTCGGCATCACCACGGCCAACGAGTTGCATATCCCAGCCGGCAAGCGCGTTATCTTGCACCTCAATTCGGCGGACGTCGTTCACGCCTTCTGGGCCCCGCGCCTGGCCGGTAAGGTCGACCTCATCCCCAATCAAGACAATCAGCTCTGGTTCGACACCAACGAGGACAGCGTGGGCATCTACTCGGGCCAGTGCGCCGAGCTCTGCCTCGGCGCCCACGCGTACATGCGCTTCCGAGTGGTCGTATCCGAGCAGTCGGACTACGAGGCCTGGGTGGCGAAGTTCCAGAAGCCCGCGATCCAGACCGTGGCGTCGGACCCACTCGTGACCCAGGGCCGCCAGCTCGTGGCCGCCAAGGGCTGCATCGGTTGCCACAACATCGGCAACTACACCGAGGGCATGAGGTACGGTCAGCCCCTCTACCCCGACCTCACCAACTTCGGCCTGCGCAACACTGTCGGAGCGGGTGTTCTGGACGCCACGCCCGAGAACGTCGCGGCCTGGATAGCCGACCCGCAGTCGGTCAAGCCGGGCAACCGGATGCCGACCTTGTGGGAAGCAAACGACCCGAATCGCGACCAGGAGACGGCCGCCATCGCCGCCTTCTTGTTGAGCCTAGGTGTGAATGACAGCAATCAGGCGCTCGCTCGAGCGTCAAGCGGAGGCAACTGA
- the ctaD gene encoding cytochrome c oxidase subunit I, whose translation MATTQPTITSSTRGKLFVRPTWTTGIGSWLTTVDHKRLGILYMLTSFTFMAAAATEAFIMRLQLLTPNMSVVNPEQFNQLFTMHGVTMVFLSIMPLGIGIANYFVPLQIGARDLAFPRLNAFGYWVYLFGGLMIYSSWFLGGAPDMGWVAYAPLTSLSHNPGLNVDFYMFGLFISGVGTTATAMNLIVTMVNMRAPGMTMMRMPVFAWMMLITSFMIIFAFPPLTIAFLEIILDRTFGTLFFVQEAGALPILWQHLFWIFGHPEVYIIILPAFGVISEIIPTFSRKPIFGYPIMILSGILIGFMGFAVWTHHMFTTGLGPVVNTAFSLTSFIIGIPTGVKIFNWLGTLWGGSIRFTTSLLYALAFLVTFTLGGITGIMVAMPTFDAQVHDTYFVVAHFHYVMGGGALLAFFGALYYWFPKITGKMMDEKLGKVAWVFTVIGFHLIFFPQHLAGLMGMPRRIQTYPEGIGLELVNMLSTIGSWVMGVGLILIFYGVIHALVRGKPAGKDPWDARTLEWTTESPPAYYGFKTQPVVNSLDAFWAEKYPESMHVTPPDPAEGRAYDAAGVHIPGQSWFPILGALALAVGCYGLMYDNMVLAVICGLSFIFTIFAWAFEGVGGTHLHFDVAEEHV comes from the coding sequence ATGGCCACCACTCAGCCCACAATCACCAGTTCCACCCGTGGGAAGCTCTTCGTCCGTCCGACCTGGACCACCGGCATCGGCTCCTGGCTGACGACGGTCGATCACAAGCGCCTCGGCATCCTCTACATGCTCACGTCGTTCACCTTCATGGCGGCGGCGGCGACCGAGGCGTTCATCATGCGCCTGCAGTTGCTCACGCCGAACATGAGCGTGGTCAACCCGGAGCAGTTCAACCAGCTCTTCACCATGCACGGCGTGACGATGGTGTTCCTCTCCATCATGCCGCTCGGCATCGGCATCGCCAACTACTTCGTGCCGTTGCAGATCGGCGCTCGCGACCTCGCCTTCCCGCGCTTGAACGCGTTCGGCTACTGGGTCTACCTGTTCGGTGGCCTGATGATCTACTCGTCTTGGTTCTTGGGTGGCGCGCCCGACATGGGCTGGGTGGCTTACGCCCCACTCACCTCGCTGTCGCACAACCCGGGCCTCAACGTCGACTTCTACATGTTCGGCCTGTTCATCAGCGGCGTAGGCACGACGGCCACCGCCATGAACCTCATCGTGACGATGGTGAACATGCGCGCTCCGGGCATGACCATGATGCGCATGCCGGTCTTCGCCTGGATGATGCTCATCACGTCGTTCATGATCATCTTCGCCTTCCCACCGCTCACCATCGCGTTCCTCGAGATCATCCTCGATCGCACCTTCGGCACGCTCTTCTTCGTGCAAGAGGCCGGCGCCCTGCCGATCTTGTGGCAACACCTCTTCTGGATCTTCGGCCACCCGGAGGTGTACATCATCATCTTGCCGGCCTTCGGGGTGATCAGCGAGATCATCCCGACCTTCTCGCGCAAGCCGATCTTCGGTTACCCGATCATGATCCTGTCGGGCATCCTCATCGGGTTCATGGGCTTCGCGGTCTGGACGCACCACATGTTCACCACGGGACTCGGCCCCGTCGTCAACACGGCATTCTCGCTCACGTCGTTCATCATCGGCATTCCAACGGGCGTCAAGATCTTCAACTGGCTGGGAACCCTGTGGGGCGGCAGTATCAGGTTCACGACGTCACTGCTGTACGCGCTGGCCTTCCTCGTCACTTTCACGCTCGGGGGCATCACGGGCATCATGGTCGCCATGCCCACTTTCGACGCGCAGGTGCACGACACCTACTTCGTGGTGGCGCACTTCCACTACGTGATGGGCGGTGGGGCCCTCTTGGCCTTCTTCGGGGCGCTGTACTACTGGTTCCCGAAGATCACGGGCAAGATGATGGACGAGAAGCTGGGCAAGGTCGCTTGGGTGTTCACCGTCATCGGCTTCCACCTCATCTTCTTCCCACAGCACTTGGCGGGGCTGATGGGCATGCCGCGCCGCATCCAGACTTACCCCGAGGGCATCGGGCTGGAGCTCGTGAACATGCTCTCCACCATCGGTAGCTGGGTGATGGGCGTGGGCCTCATCCTCATCTTCTACGGCGTAATCCACGCGCTGGTCCGCGGCAAGCCCGCCGGCAAGGACCCGTGGGACGCACGGACGCTCGAGTGGACGACCGAATCGCCACCCGCCTACTACGGCTTCAAGACGCAGCCGGTGGTCAACTCGCTCGACGCGTTCTGGGCGGAGAAGTATCCGGAATCCATGCACGTGACGCCCCCCGATCCCGCCGAGGGCAGGGCCTACGACGCGGCGGGCGTCCACATCCCCGGCCAGTCCTGGTTCCCGATCCTGGGCGCGCTGGCACTCGCCGTGGGCTGCTACGGACTGATGTACGACAACATGGTCCTAGCCGTCATCTGCGGCCTGTCGTTCATCTTCACCATCTTCGCCTGGGCCTTCGAGGGCGTCGGCGGCACGCACCTTCACTTCGACGTTGCGGAGGAGCACGTATGA
- a CDS encoding cytochrome c oxidase subunit 3: protein MSADASHASPAPAHVAPYRSSKLPDVKLLMWVFLASDTMFFGSLIGTYLAYHNRSLVGPLPRDVFDIPLTTISTFVLLMSSLLMVLSLHALRQNDISRFRLWTAGVAIFGSIFLGFQVFEFTHFVNAGLTVHQNLFGTTFFILTGTHGIHVTVGVIWLVSALITSYLRPTTAKDAVYLEIAGLYWHFVDIVWIVIFTVVYLVEFV, encoded by the coding sequence ATGAGCGCCGACGCTTCCCACGCCAGCCCGGCCCCGGCCCACGTGGCGCCCTACCGTTCGAGCAAGTTGCCCGACGTCAAGCTGTTGATGTGGGTGTTCCTCGCGTCCGACACCATGTTCTTCGGGTCGCTCATCGGCACCTACCTCGCCTATCACAACCGCAGCCTCGTCGGCCCACTGCCGCGCGACGTCTTCGACATCCCGCTAACGACGATCAGCACCTTCGTCCTGCTCATGTCGAGCCTGCTCATGGTGCTCAGCTTGCACGCGCTGCGCCAGAATGACATAAGCAGGTTCCGCCTCTGGACCGCAGGGGTCGCCATCTTCGGCTCGATCTTCCTGGGCTTCCAGGTCTTCGAGTTCACGCACTTCGTGAATGCCGGCCTTACCGTCCACCAGAACCTGTTCGGGACCACCTTCTTCATCCTCACGGGCACCCACGGCATTCACGTGACCGTCGGCGTCATCTGGCTGGTCAGCGCGCTCATAACCTCGTACCTGCGTCCGACCACCGCCAAGGACGCGGTCTACCTCGAGATCGCCGGTCTCTACTGGCACTTCGTCGACATCGTGTGGATCGTGATCTTCACGGTCGTCTACCTCGTAGAATTCGTGTAG
- a CDS encoding cytochrome C oxidase subunit IV family protein, whose translation MAETKHSSVTTYLIVAIILGVITYIEFALVEYPQAWLGPSWTLVWLITLSVVKFVMVVMFFMHLKADDRTYTGFFSSGMFIAMATFVGLTAMFVLPRAVSATRPQNVVAGKAAHNEIPEAMLENVRTGGASRGPAQIADNPRVKDRTVPIAAPLASNDASTYTVNVATPPAAEEAGATPSTAEAPSGAGEAASATTPTTEAPSGEAPSGEAASGAPAGAAPAATTVSWDQEHGKAVFNANCMACHQASGEGIPGAFPPLAGHSDDIYALDGGRQYLLDTVLFGLQGPITVNGAPYNGVMPAWGHLADGDIADALNHALTAWSDPPADFQPYVAADVEARRPDNRTPDENHAAREALGLD comes from the coding sequence ATGGCTGAAACGAAACACTCCTCCGTCACCACCTACCTGATCGTCGCCATCATCCTGGGCGTCATCACCTACATCGAGTTCGCGCTCGTCGAGTACCCGCAGGCCTGGCTGGGCCCCAGCTGGACCCTGGTCTGGCTGATCACCCTGTCCGTGGTCAAGTTCGTGATGGTCGTCATGTTCTTCATGCACCTCAAGGCCGACGATCGCACCTACACGGGCTTCTTCTCGAGCGGCATGTTCATCGCCATGGCCACGTTCGTCGGATTGACGGCGATGTTCGTCCTGCCGCGCGCGGTCTCGGCCACCCGACCGCAGAACGTCGTGGCTGGGAAGGCCGCGCACAACGAGATCCCGGAGGCGATGCTCGAGAACGTGCGGACGGGCGGCGCCTCGCGTGGGCCGGCCCAGATCGCCGACAACCCTCGCGTGAAGGACCGCACCGTCCCGATCGCCGCGCCGCTGGCAAGTAACGACGCCTCGACCTACACGGTGAACGTCGCGACGCCGCCGGCAGCGGAGGAGGCGGGCGCGACCCCGAGTACCGCCGAAGCGCCGTCGGGCGCGGGGGAGGCCGCGTCCGCGACCACGCCGACGACGGAGGCACCGTCGGGTGAAGCACCGTCCGGCGAGGCAGCGTCCGGCGCACCGGCCGGAGCCGCACCCGCGGCCACGACCGTCAGCTGGGACCAGGAACACGGTAAGGCGGTCTTCAACGCGAACTGCATGGCCTGCCACCAGGCGTCGGGCGAGGGCATCCCGGGAGCGTTCCCGCCCCTGGCCGGTCACTCAGACGACATCTACGCCCTGGACGGCGGCCGCCAGTACCTCCTCGACACGGTACTGTTCGGCCTGCAGGGCCCCATCACAGTGAACGGCGCCCCCTACAACGGCGTCATGCCCGCGTGGGGCCACCTTGCCGACGGCGACATCGCAGACGCCCTCAACCATGCCCTCACGGCCTGGTCCGACCCGCCCGCCGACTTCCAGCCCTACGTGGCCGCCGACGTCGAGGCCCGCCGCCCGGACAACCGCACCCCGGACGAGAATCACGCTGCTCGCGAGGCCCTCGGCCTGGATTGA
- a CDS encoding cytochrome c oxidase assembly protein, translating to MLYLNWQLEPVLLGMIAASATAYYLAVGPLRRRIAPGEPYPTKHAIVFGIGLLALFLNEGSPLHDLAERYLLSAHMAQHLILTYAIAPILLAGTPAWLLRATLANRRMLPIMRVVLNPLMTFVVFSLALAVYHLPAFYDLSISNTSLHHSVHIILLFASLMVWWPIMSPIEELPRPAFIVRAAYLFLLPVAQLPIFAGITFSPDALYSAYAHLPVRAFGISVLDDQQLAGALMKVSGIVAFGIPFVVTFLQWFISEDKEHRWRAGTRP from the coding sequence ATGCTCTATCTGAACTGGCAGTTGGAACCCGTGCTCCTAGGGATGATCGCCGCCTCCGCGACGGCCTACTACTTGGCGGTCGGCCCGCTCAGAAGGCGCATCGCGCCGGGAGAGCCTTACCCGACCAAGCACGCCATCGTGTTCGGAATCGGGTTGCTCGCGCTGTTCCTCAACGAGGGATCGCCCCTTCACGACCTGGCCGAGCGCTACCTCCTGTCGGCGCACATGGCGCAACACCTCATCCTCACCTACGCCATCGCGCCCATCCTGCTGGCCGGCACGCCCGCATGGTTGCTCAGGGCCACGTTGGCCAACCGCCGCATGCTGCCCATCATGCGCGTGGTGCTGAACCCGCTAATGACGTTCGTGGTGTTCTCACTGGCGCTTGCCGTGTACCACCTGCCCGCGTTCTACGACCTATCCATCTCCAACACCTCGCTGCACCACTCGGTCCACATCATCCTGCTGTTCGCATCGCTCATGGTGTGGTGGCCCATCATGAGCCCGATCGAGGAGCTCCCGCGCCCTGCGTTCATCGTGCGGGCGGCCTACCTGTTCCTGTTGCCGGTGGCGCAGCTGCCGATCTTCGCCGGCATCACGTTCTCACCCGACGCTCTTTACTCCGCTTACGCCCACCTGCCCGTGCGCGCCTTCGGCATCTCGGTGCTCGACGACCAGCAGTTGGCGGGCGCCCTGATGAAGGTATCGGGCATAGTGGCCTTCGGCATCCCGTTCGTCGTCACGTTCTTGCAGTGGTTCATCAGCGAGGACAAGGAGCACCGCTGGCGCGCGGGCACGCGTCCCTGA
- a CDS encoding HAD family phosphatase, whose product MSGLLPEPLRAIAFDWGGVFTEGTFDSSAHVRLAELHGLPADAVRPHYLRLMEDFEVGAHDMREFHQRFQSAVGATSTLERFRRAFLGAIRERPVMYELLASLPAGLTLAMLSNNVPELSDQVRNDPRMSKLSTFVFSNEIGVCKPRREAFDALSAALDLPPKSIVFVDDNEGNIAACELLGFRGLLLDDLAGFAARWRALLPNLPLPAGFS is encoded by the coding sequence GTGAGCGGCCTACTGCCAGAACCGCTCAGGGCCATCGCCTTCGACTGGGGCGGCGTGTTCACGGAAGGCACGTTCGACTCGAGCGCTCATGTCCGCCTCGCCGAACTACACGGCCTGCCCGCCGACGCCGTCAGGCCCCATTACTTGCGCCTGATGGAGGATTTCGAGGTCGGGGCGCACGACATGCGGGAGTTCCACCAGCGCTTCCAGAGCGCTGTGGGCGCCACCTCCACCCTGGAGCGGTTCCGGAGGGCGTTCCTCGGCGCCATTCGTGAGCGTCCCGTCATGTACGAGCTGCTCGCGTCGCTGCCCGCCGGGCTGACGCTCGCCATGCTCTCCAACAACGTGCCGGAACTGTCCGACCAAGTACGCAACGACCCACGCATGTCCAAGCTGAGCACCTTCGTGTTCTCGAACGAGATAGGCGTCTGCAAGCCGCGGCGCGAGGCCTTCGACGCCCTCTCCGCCGCCCTGGATTTGCCGCCTAAGTCGATCGTGTTCGTAGACGACAACGAGGGCAACATTGCCGCCTGCGAGCTGCTGGGCTTCAGGGGCCTGCTGCTGGACGACCTGGCGGGCTTCGCCGCGCGCTGGCGAGCTTTGCTGCCGAACCTTCCCCTGCCCGCGGGTTTCAGTTGA
- a CDS encoding DUF3208 family protein, producing MSRPDEADDGKAGDDARAYSEHVGDDRALWEGDVKTPRAFKLIQGYLWHPRDQAPDLAGLREQLGPDVHVLLDAMPAAPFTFFDDGTLSATQVVYQLTVVAIVQPGHDPADLLREMAARLDERLNATPEGVGWQLMSDLREVD from the coding sequence TTGAGCCGCCCGGACGAAGCCGACGACGGCAAGGCCGGAGACGACGCCCGGGCGTACTCGGAGCACGTGGGCGATGACCGTGCCTTGTGGGAGGGTGACGTCAAGACGCCAAGGGCCTTCAAGCTCATCCAGGGCTACTTGTGGCACCCTCGTGACCAGGCGCCCGACCTGGCCGGCCTGAGGGAGCAGCTCGGGCCCGACGTACACGTCCTGCTGGACGCCATGCCGGCGGCGCCGTTCACCTTCTTCGACGACGGCACGCTGAGCGCCACGCAAGTCGTCTACCAACTCACGGTGGTGGCCATAGTCCAGCCTGGCCACGATCCGGCCGACCTGCTGAGGGAGATGGCCGCGCGGCTCGACGAGCGCCTGAACGCCACGCCCGAGGGCGTCGGCTGGCAGCTGATGAGCGACCTGCGGGAGGTGGACTGA
- a CDS encoding acyl-CoA carboxylase subunit beta, with protein sequence MADDTITWMNELTAEMEERRKKIEAGGGEARLNKQREAGKLTARERIDLLLDEGSFVELGVFVAHRGGDLMEGVHAPGEGVVTGYGRVNGRTVFVFSQDFSVLGGSLGKMHGQKIANVMDLAVRTGAPIVGLNDSAGARIQEGVDSLSGYGDVFFRNARYSGVVPQISAILGPCAGGAVYSPALTDFVLMARGTSYMFITGPEVIKSVTNEEVTFEQLGGADVHAKVSGVAHLEGADDAEVLATIRELLAYLPQSAREKPPLRPTQDPITRETPELLAVVNPDQRRPYPMHDVVKGLVDDRRFLEVQPDFAKNIIVGFAHLGSQPVGVVANNPRHLAGTLNIDASDKAARFIRTCDAFNVPIVTFVDVSGFMPGVAQEHAGIIRHGAKMLYAYAEATVPKVTLIVRKSYGGAYLAMNSRDMGADVVLAWPTAAVAVMGAEGAANIIYRRDIQSSKDPAGTRAARIAEYKRRFDNPYVAAERGYIDDVIDPKDTRRRLIASLRMLDGKEVALPFKKHGNVPL encoded by the coding sequence GTGGCTGACGACACCATCACCTGGATGAACGAACTGACCGCCGAGATGGAGGAGCGGCGCAAGAAGATCGAGGCCGGCGGTGGCGAGGCGCGCCTGAACAAGCAGCGCGAGGCGGGCAAGCTGACGGCGCGCGAGCGCATCGACCTCCTCCTCGACGAAGGCAGCTTCGTCGAACTCGGCGTGTTCGTGGCGCACCGCGGGGGCGACCTCATGGAGGGCGTGCACGCTCCCGGCGAGGGCGTCGTCACCGGGTACGGCAGGGTGAACGGCCGCACCGTCTTCGTCTTCTCGCAAGACTTCAGCGTGTTGGGCGGCAGCCTGGGCAAGATGCACGGCCAGAAGATCGCCAACGTCATGGACCTGGCGGTGCGCACGGGCGCGCCCATCGTGGGCCTGAACGATTCGGCCGGGGCGCGGATACAAGAGGGCGTCGACTCGCTCTCAGGTTACGGCGACGTCTTCTTCCGCAACGCGCGCTACTCGGGCGTGGTGCCGCAGATCTCGGCCATCCTCGGCCCCTGTGCGGGCGGCGCCGTCTACAGCCCCGCGCTCACCGACTTCGTGCTCATGGCGCGCGGCACCTCGTACATGTTCATCACCGGCCCCGAGGTCATCAAGTCGGTGACCAACGAAGAGGTCACGTTCGAGCAGCTGGGTGGCGCCGACGTCCACGCCAAGGTCTCCGGCGTCGCGCACCTGGAGGGCGCGGACGACGCCGAGGTACTGGCCACCATCCGCGAGCTACTCGCGTACCTCCCCCAGTCCGCGCGCGAGAAGCCGCCGCTGCGCCCGACGCAAGACCCGATCACGCGCGAGACGCCGGAGCTGTTGGCGGTCGTGAACCCCGACCAGCGCCGCCCGTATCCCATGCACGACGTGGTCAAGGGCCTGGTAGACGACAGGCGCTTCCTCGAGGTCCAGCCCGACTTCGCCAAGAACATCATCGTCGGCTTCGCGCACTTAGGCTCACAACCCGTCGGCGTGGTCGCGAACAACCCGCGGCACCTCGCCGGTACCCTCAACATCGACGCCTCGGACAAGGCCGCGCGCTTCATCCGCACCTGTGACGCCTTCAACGTTCCGATAGTGACGTTCGTCGACGTGAGCGGCTTCATGCCGGGCGTGGCCCAGGAGCATGCCGGCATCATCCGCCACGGCGCCAAGATGCTTTACGCCTACGCCGAGGCCACCGTCCCGAAGGTCACCCTCATCGTGCGCAAGAGCTATGGCGGCGCCTACCTCGCCATGAACTCGCGCGACATGGGCGCCGACGTCGTGCTGGCGTGGCCGACGGCGGCGGTGGCCGTCATGGGGGCCGAGGGGGCGGCCAACATCATCTACCGGCGCGACATCCAGAGCTCGAAGGACCCGGCCGGGACGCGCGCCGCGCGCATAGCCGAGTACAAGCGGCGCTTCGACAACCCTTACGTTGCCGCCGAGCGCGGCTACATAGACGACGTCATCGATCCCAAGGACACGCGGCGCAGGCTCATCGCCAGCCTACGCATGCTCGACGGTAAGGAAGTGGCGCTGCCGTTCAAGAAGCACGGGAACGTGCCCCTGTAG